A single genomic interval of Polynucleobacter necessarius harbors:
- the purB gene encoding adenylosuccinate lyase gives MSQPFSTLNALSPLDGRYAGKLDALRPWLSEAAFMRQRVFVEIHWLLALAAAGLPDVPKINVADEAFLLSLPENFSDADAQRIKDIEAVTNHDVKAVEYFLKEKVAGRPDLLKASEFIHFACTSEDINNTSHGLMLRGARDEVLVPQLRKVLSVLTDLAIEHAKVPLLSRTHGQPASPSTLGKEIANIAKRLERAIDAIAAVPLLGKMNGAVGNYSAHLSAYPDFDWEHFSKNLVEKRFGLTFNPYTIQIEPHDGMAQLFDAIARANTILLDIDRDFWAYISLGYFKQRTKAGEIGSSTMPHKVNPIDFENSEGNLGVANALLRHLAEKLPISRWQRDLTDSTVLRNLGPAFGHSVLAYDSALRGLGKLEVNLAAIAADLDACWEVLAEPVQTVMRRYGIENPYEQLKELTRGKGINQADLQTFIRGLKIPEDAKARLLDMTPSSYLGKAVELTERLKK, from the coding sequence GTGAGTCAGCCGTTTTCTACCCTTAATGCTCTTTCCCCCTTAGACGGTCGTTATGCCGGAAAACTAGATGCTTTACGTCCTTGGCTTTCTGAAGCAGCTTTTATGCGTCAGCGCGTTTTTGTGGAAATTCATTGGTTATTGGCTTTGGCTGCTGCCGGCTTGCCTGATGTGCCCAAAATTAATGTTGCCGATGAAGCTTTCTTACTATCCCTGCCTGAAAACTTTTCAGATGCCGATGCGCAGCGCATTAAAGATATCGAAGCAGTTACCAATCATGACGTTAAAGCGGTTGAGTATTTCCTAAAGGAAAAAGTAGCGGGTCGACCAGACTTATTAAAAGCAAGTGAGTTCATTCACTTTGCTTGTACCTCTGAAGATATTAACAACACCTCTCATGGTTTGATGTTGCGTGGTGCGCGTGATGAAGTGCTCGTGCCACAACTAAGAAAAGTTCTTTCAGTGTTAACTGATTTGGCGATTGAGCATGCCAAGGTTCCACTACTTTCTCGTACGCATGGTCAACCGGCTTCACCGAGCACTCTCGGTAAAGAGATTGCCAATATCGCCAAGCGTTTAGAGCGCGCGATTGACGCGATCGCGGCAGTGCCGCTATTAGGCAAAATGAATGGCGCGGTTGGCAACTACAGCGCGCATTTATCTGCTTACCCTGATTTTGATTGGGAACATTTCTCGAAGAATTTGGTGGAAAAGCGTTTTGGACTTACTTTTAATCCCTACACCATTCAGATTGAGCCGCACGATGGCATGGCGCAACTCTTTGATGCGATTGCTCGCGCCAACACTATCCTCTTGGATATCGATCGTGATTTCTGGGCCTATATCTCTCTTGGCTACTTTAAGCAGCGCACTAAAGCAGGTGAGATTGGTTCCTCAACTATGCCGCATAAAGTGAACCCAATTGATTTTGAAAATTCTGAAGGCAACCTGGGCGTAGCTAACGCATTACTACGTCACCTTGCAGAAAAATTACCGATTTCTCGTTGGCAACGTGACCTCACTGATTCCACCGTATTGCGTAATCTAGGTCCTGCATTTGGGCATAGCGTATTGGCTTATGACAGTGCTTTGCGTGGCCTTGGCAAGTTAGAGGTGAATCTTGCTGCAATCGCTGCTGACTTGGACGCTTGTTGGGAAGTATTGGCTGAGCCAGTACAAACCGTGATGCGTCGTTACGGCATCGAGAATCCCTATGAGCAACTCAAAGAATTGACTCGCGGTAAGGGCATTAATCAAGCAGATTTACAAACCTTTATTCGTGGCTTGAAGATTCCTGAAGATGCAAAAGCGCGTCTGCTGGATATGACTCCATCTTCCTATTTAGGCAAGGCGGTCGAATTGACCGAACGTCTGAAAAAGTGA
- a CDS encoding glutathione S-transferase N-terminal domain-containing protein encodes MKLIVSPTSPYVRKVRIVFNEKKVNIDLELENVWAADAKIGAKNPLGKIPCLISDDGEAIYDSRVIAEYADGLSPVSRLIPTDNRERAAVKTWEALADGIMDAGILARLERTSRPAEEQSQTWVDRQIGKIDAALREMSEQLGENAWCHGKQMTLADIAVGCAIGYLLFRFPAVKWQTQYPNLDHLYQKLLQRPSFIETEPPAA; translated from the coding sequence ATGAAACTTATCGTATCCCCCACTAGCCCTTACGTACGCAAAGTACGCATTGTTTTTAACGAGAAAAAGGTCAATATCGACCTTGAATTAGAGAATGTCTGGGCCGCAGACGCCAAAATTGGCGCTAAGAACCCCCTAGGGAAGATTCCCTGCCTGATTTCTGACGATGGCGAGGCTATTTATGACTCCCGAGTCATTGCTGAATACGCGGATGGCTTAAGCCCTGTCAGCAGACTAATTCCGACCGATAACCGCGAACGTGCCGCAGTCAAGACCTGGGAAGCGCTAGCTGATGGAATTATGGATGCCGGAATTTTGGCTCGCTTAGAGCGTACCTCGCGCCCAGCAGAAGAGCAAAGCCAAACCTGGGTTGATCGCCAAATTGGCAAAATTGATGCCGCCCTTCGCGAGATGTCTGAACAGCTTGGCGAAAACGCATGGTGTCATGGCAAGCAAATGACCTTAGCGGATATCGCAGTCGGTTGCGCAATCGGATATCTCTTGTTTCGCTTTCCAGCAGTCAAATGGCAAACGCAGTATCCAAACTTAGATCATCTGTATCAAAAGTTATTACAGCGACCTTCGTTTATTGAAACTGAACCACCAGCCGCTTAA
- the mnmA gene encoding tRNA 2-thiouridine(34) synthase MnmA: MIQLNSSSIPSPQTKKVVIGMSGGVDSSVAAWMLKEQGFEVIGLFMKNWEDDDNNEYCSARQDWLDVVSVADMIGIDVEAVNFAAEYRERVFAEFLREYAAGRTPNPDVLCNAEIKFKAFLDHAMSLGADAIATGHYARVRHEGGKVQLLKAVDASKDQSYFLHRLTQQQLANVMFPLGEIPKTEVRKIAEQIGLHNAKKKDSTGICFIGERPFREFLNRYLPRVPGPIKTPEGKVVGEHMGLAFFTLGQRKGIGLGGSQDGNGDAWYVARKDIPNNTLYVAQGHEHPWLLANRLSAMDASWVSGQAPTPGGYSAKTRYRQVDSACTFMAGNDALSFELTVPDAQWAVTPGQSAVLYNGDICLGGGIISA; encoded by the coding sequence ATGATCCAGCTCAATTCTTCCTCAATCCCGTCTCCCCAGACCAAGAAAGTCGTTATTGGCATGTCTGGAGGGGTAGATTCGTCGGTGGCGGCCTGGATGCTCAAGGAGCAAGGCTTTGAAGTGATTGGCCTTTTTATGAAAAATTGGGAGGATGACGACAACAACGAGTACTGTTCTGCTCGTCAGGATTGGTTGGATGTGGTTTCGGTGGCTGACATGATCGGAATTGATGTTGAAGCGGTTAATTTCGCTGCTGAATATCGTGAACGGGTATTTGCTGAGTTTTTGCGTGAATATGCTGCAGGGCGAACCCCTAATCCTGATGTTTTGTGTAACGCTGAAATTAAGTTTAAAGCCTTCTTGGATCATGCCATGAGCTTGGGGGCGGATGCTATTGCAACGGGTCACTATGCCCGTGTGCGCCATGAAGGTGGGAAAGTGCAGCTATTGAAAGCGGTTGACGCTAGCAAAGACCAAAGTTATTTTTTACATCGTTTAACGCAGCAGCAGTTAGCGAATGTCATGTTCCCGCTTGGCGAGATTCCGAAAACGGAAGTGAGAAAAATTGCAGAACAAATTGGTTTACATAACGCCAAAAAGAAAGATTCCACTGGAATTTGTTTTATTGGTGAACGTCCTTTTCGGGAATTCTTGAATCGCTACTTGCCACGTGTGCCAGGCCCTATTAAAACTCCAGAGGGTAAGGTTGTTGGTGAGCATATGGGCTTAGCATTCTTTACTTTGGGCCAACGTAAAGGCATTGGCTTGGGCGGCAGTCAAGATGGCAACGGCGATGCATGGTATGTGGCCCGCAAAGATATTCCGAATAACACTTTGTATGTGGCGCAAGGCCACGAACACCCGTGGTTATTGGCTAACAGGCTTTCCGCAATGGATGCTAGCTGGGTGTCTGGACAAGCGCCAACGCCGGGGGGTTATTCCGCTAAGACGCGTTATCGTCAAGTCGATTCTGCATGTACTTTTATGGCGGGCAATGACGCGCTCAGTTTTGAATTGACTGTTCCAGATGCGCAGTGGGCAGTGACACCAGGACAATCTGCCGTTCTCTACAATGGCGATATTTGTTTGGGTGGTGGAATTATTTCCGCATAG
- a CDS encoding Re/Si-specific NAD(P)(+) transhydrogenase subunit alpha, whose translation MHIGVPLETRPLETRVAATPETVKKLIGQGHTVVIQKDAGVRASQPDSAYEAVGATIGSAADAFGAEIVLKVRAPEAAELKQIKSGAVLLGMLDPFDNDMIAAMAAQGVTAFSLEAAPRTTRAQSMDVLSSQANIAGYKAVIVAANEYQRFMPMLMTAAGTVKAARVLILGAGVAGLQAIATAKRLGAVIEASDVRPAAKEQIESLGAKFVDVPYETDEEREIAQGVGGYARPMPEAWMKRQAALVAERAQQDDIVITTALIPGRKPPVLLHSDTVANMKPGSVVIDLAAGKGDNGSGNCPLTQADKVIDVHGVKIVGYTNLASMVGADASALYARNLLDFMKLIVDKEAKLVIPTDDDIVTACLMCRDGQAIRKN comes from the coding sequence ATGCACATAGGAGTGCCACTGGAAACAAGGCCTTTGGAGACTCGAGTAGCCGCCACACCAGAAACCGTTAAAAAACTCATCGGCCAAGGTCATACCGTCGTCATTCAAAAAGACGCCGGAGTAAGAGCGAGTCAACCTGACTCTGCATATGAAGCTGTTGGCGCAACTATTGGTAGCGCAGCTGACGCGTTTGGCGCGGAGATTGTTCTCAAAGTACGCGCACCCGAAGCAGCTGAACTAAAGCAAATTAAATCTGGCGCTGTGCTTTTGGGCATGCTCGATCCATTTGATAACGACATGATCGCCGCAATGGCTGCGCAAGGCGTTACTGCATTCTCTCTAGAAGCTGCGCCCCGCACAACACGTGCGCAAAGCATGGACGTCTTATCCTCTCAAGCAAATATTGCCGGATACAAAGCAGTAATCGTTGCCGCCAATGAATACCAACGTTTTATGCCTATGTTGATGACTGCGGCAGGAACTGTTAAAGCGGCACGCGTACTCATTTTGGGTGCTGGTGTTGCCGGCTTACAAGCTATTGCAACCGCAAAACGCTTAGGCGCTGTGATTGAAGCGTCTGATGTACGCCCAGCAGCTAAAGAACAAATCGAGTCATTGGGTGCTAAGTTTGTTGACGTTCCCTATGAGACTGATGAAGAGCGCGAGATCGCTCAAGGCGTTGGCGGCTATGCCCGCCCAATGCCTGAAGCTTGGATGAAGCGTCAAGCGGCTTTGGTTGCTGAACGCGCGCAACAAGATGACATTGTGATTACTACCGCATTGATTCCAGGACGTAAGCCCCCAGTCCTTTTGCATAGTGACACAGTTGCCAATATGAAGCCAGGCTCTGTAGTCATCGACTTGGCTGCCGGCAAAGGCGATAACGGCTCAGGCAACTGCCCTCTCACTCAAGCAGATAAAGTGATTGATGTGCACGGCGTGAAGATTGTGGGCTACACCAATTTAGCCAGCATGGTTGGCGCTGATGCCTCAGCACTGTATGCACGCAATTTGCTCGACTTCATGAAACTGATTGTCGATAAAGAAGCCAAGTTGGTTATTCCAACGGACGATGACATCGTTACCGCTTGCTTGATGTGTCGCGATGGCCAAGCCATCCGCAAAAACTAA
- a CDS encoding proton-translocating transhydrogenase family protein: protein MDLAAFQSILTVQNITVFVLAIFVGYHVVWNVTPALHTPLMAVTNAISGIIIVGALLQTEVIGGDEITLTSIIGAVAVFIASINIFGGFMVTRRMLEMFKKKAPKANAADAAK from the coding sequence ATGGATCTCGCTGCCTTTCAAAGCATCCTCACCGTTCAAAACATTACCGTATTTGTGCTGGCCATTTTTGTTGGCTATCACGTAGTGTGGAACGTTACCCCAGCATTACATACGCCTCTGATGGCGGTGACCAATGCCATCTCTGGCATCATCATCGTTGGCGCGTTACTTCAAACTGAAGTCATCGGTGGCGATGAAATCACTCTAACCAGCATCATTGGTGCGGTTGCAGTGTTCATCGCGTCTATCAATATTTTTGGTGGCTTTATGGTCACCCGTCGTATGCTTGAAATGTTCAAGAAAAAAGCGCCTAAGGCAAATGCAGCTGATGCTGCTAAATAA